A part of Neodiprion pinetum isolate iyNeoPine1 chromosome 4, iyNeoPine1.2, whole genome shotgun sequence genomic DNA contains:
- the LOC124216067 gene encoding ERI1 exoribonuclease 3: MMAQRFLQFHPAFKINKRKNVTQSFKYLLVLDFEATCKKDMKLRPQEIIELPCLALCTKTWEVKDVFHEYIKPQIHPVLTSHCTDLTGIIQEMVDDRQHFPEIFLKFQEWLDQGNFLKGTCNGAFVTCGNWDLGVMLPEQSAITQTVIPDYFHKWINLKTSFYTATGHYPKSLVNMLRHLDLPHTGHLHSGIDDVYNMSRIIQMLGMGCKVNFEITSELGN, encoded by the coding sequence atgatgGCGCAACGTTTCCTGCAATTTCACCCAgcattcaaaataaataagagaaaaaatgtgaCACAAAGTTTTAAATACTTGCTTGTTCTCGATTTCGAGGCAACATGCAAAAAAGATATGAAGTTGAGGCCTCAAGAGATAATAGAACTGCCATGCCTGGCACTGTGTACTAAAACTTGGGAAGTCAAAGATGTATTTCACGAGTATATCAAACCTCAGATCCATCCTGTACTGACTTCCCACTGCACAGATTTAACCGGTATTATACAAGAAATGGTGGATGATCGTCAACACTTCcccgaaatatttttaaagtttcaagaatgGTTGGATcaaggaaattttttgaagGGTACCTGTAATGGTGCATTTGTAACTTGTGGTAATTGGGACTTGGGGGTAATGCTACCCGAGCAATCCGCCATCACTCAAACGGTCATCCcagattattttcataaatggATCAATTTGAAAACATCATTTTATACTGCGACGGGACATTATCCGAAAAGCTTAGTGAACATGCTCAGACACCTTGATTTACCGCATACAGGTCACCTACATTCAGGAATAGATGACGTCTATAACATGAGCAGAATAATTCAAATGTTAGGAATGGGTTGTAAAGTCAACTTTGAGATTACATCCGAACTAGGGAACTGa